In Hyperolius riggenbachi isolate aHypRig1 chromosome 10, aHypRig1.pri, whole genome shotgun sequence, a genomic segment contains:
- the LOC137536162 gene encoding uncharacterized protein produces TVYTSSSSSLSSISSSSSSISSSSISSSFILSSSSSSSSSSSSSSSSSFSSSSSSSFSSSSSSSSSSSSSSSSSSSSSSSTSTSSSTSSSSSSSSSSSSSSSSSSSSSSSSSSSSSSSSSSSSSSSSSSSSSSSSSSSSSSSSSSSSSSSSSSSSSSSSSSSSSSSSSSSSSSSSSSSSSSSSLSSSSSSSSSSSSSSSSSSSSSSSSSSSSSSSS; encoded by the coding sequence actgtatatacttcttcttcttcttctttatcttctatatcttcttcttcttcttctatatcttcttcttctatatcttcttcttttatattgtcttcttcttcttcatcttcttcatcatcatcttcttcttcttcatcttctttttcttcatcttcttcatcttctttttcttcatcttcttcatcttcttcttcatcttcttcatcttcttcatcttcttcttcttcttcttcttctacatctacttcatcttcaacttcttcatcttcttcttcttcatcatcttcttcatcatcttcatcttcttcatcttcttcatcttcttcttcttcatcatcttcatcttcttcttcatcttcttcttcttcatcatcttcatcttcttcttcttcatcttcttcatcttcatcttcttcatcatcttcttcttcttcttcttcatcttcttcatcttcttcttcatcttcttcttcttcttcatcttcttcttcttcttcatcttcttcatcttcatcttcttcatcttcttcatcttcttcatcatccttatcttcttcttcatcttcttcttcttcatcatcttcatcttcttcttcttcatcttcttcttcttcatcatcttcttcttcttcatcttcttcatct